The DNA segment TTAACCTTTTCCGTTCAGACCTTGTGTGGTTAATAGAAGGCAACACCTCTTAGCGAGGCGTTACCACGCACATGATGTCCGCCACACGGGGCAACTAGGGGACCAGAAATGCGAGTGCTGCTGATTGAGGACGAGCCAACAACGGCGAAAGCCATTGAACTCATGCTCACCACCGAAGGTTTTAATGTATACGGAACCGATCTTGGCGAAGAAGGCCTCGATCTGGGTAAGCTGTATGATTACGATATCATCCTGCTCGACCTGAACTTGCCGGATATGCACGGCTATGACGTTCTGAAGAAATTGCGCGTTGCCAAGGTGCAAACGCCGGTGCTTATCCTTTCGGGTATTGCCGAAATGGATAGCAAAATCCGTTCATTCGGCTTTGGCGCCGATGATTACGTGACAAAGCCATTCCATCGTGAAGAGCTGGTCGCGCGCATTCATGCCGTTGTACGCCGTTCGAAAGGCCATAGCCAATCGATCATCCGTACCGGTAAGCTTGCGGTGAACCTTGATGCGAAAACTGTCGAAGTCGACAGCGCTCGCGTTCACTTAACCGGTAAAGAATACGCGATGCTTGAGCTGCTTTCACTGCGCAAAGGCACCACATTGACCAAGGAAATGTTCCTCAACCATCTTTATGGTGGCATGGATGAGCCGGAATTGAAGATCATCGACGTGTTCATTTGCAAGCTGCGCAAAAAGCTCAGCCACGCATGCGGCGGTGAAAACTACATCGAAACCGTTTGGGGTCGCGGCTATGTGTTGCGCGATCCACAAGAGGAAGTCGAAGCCGCATAATCGGCGCGACACTTTCACTAAAGAAAAGCGCCCGCGGCCTATGCCTCGGGCGCTTTTCTTTTGTCTGTGACCCGCGAAGCCAACCTATCGCTCGCGTTTTAGACCGCTCATCAGATCAAGGCCTGCTGGTTCTTGGAACAAGCGCAGGTCAAATTCCGATACGATCGCCAAAAAGTGATCGAAAATATCGGCCTGGATCCCTTCATATGCGTTCCAGTCCGTAGTGTCGGTGAAACAATAAATCTCGATTGGAAGACCTTGGGGTCCAGACGGCAATTGGCGCACCAGCAATGTGAAACCGTCGCCGATACGTGGATGCCATTGAAGGTAGGCGATCATATACGCGCGCAGTGTGCCAACATTCGTTAAACGCCGCGCATTCACAGGGGCATCTTCACCAGAAAGTTCACGCGCGTTCCAATCCGCGATCTCTTCTCGTTTCGCCGCGAGATACCCTTTTAACATTTTGAATTTCTTCAATTCGACAACTTCGTCATCGTTCAAGAAACGCACCGTGTTCTGATCCAAAATGATCGACCGTTTAATCCTCCGACCGCCGCTTTCACTCATGCCGCGCCAATTGCGAAAGGCATCCGAGACTAGGCGATGGGTTGGGATCGTTGTGATTGTCTTGTCGAAATTCTGCACCTTTACAGTGTGCAGAGAGATATCGATCACATCACCATCCGCGCTCATGCTGGGCATTTCAATCCAATCGCCCACCCTAAGCATATCATTTGTGGTGAGTTGAACGCTCGCGACCAAGCTTAAGATCGTGTCCTTGAACACCAACAATAAAACCGCCGTGACCGCGCCCAACCCCGACAACAGCAAGAGAGGCGACTCATCAATCAGGACCGAGATGAGGATGATTGCCGCCCCGCACAGGACGACGATCTTGAGCACTTGAAGATACCCTTTGATCGGCCGATTGCGCGATGTCGGCATCCTCTCATACACTTCGTTGGCGTATGTCAGCGCCCGTACAATCGCCATGCCGATCGACAAAACGATAAGAGCCTGCGTTACATTCGAAATGACCGTCAAGAGATCACATCGCCAATGCGCTTCGGCCGCAACTGCATCGCATGACAAATGCGGTACAGCAGAAATACCGTTGGAAACGATCAGAAGTGGAAGAACCGTCGCCAACCACGCAGCTGATTTGTTGATCGTTTGAGATTTGGCATCAAGATACGGCGCCGCTGCACGTAAGATTATGTATTTCAGGACATAATTGACCAAAAGGGCAACGGCCAAAAGGCCCAATATACCCAGCAGCGTTTGCGCCCAATCGGGTTGAGACGCAAAGAAAACCGAAAGATCATTTATCATCACTCTGCGATAGATCGAATTGGCCCACACCCTCAACCCCTGCGCTCTGATCAAAGTCGGTTTCTGCCGCAAATTGACGGTTTGGCTGGACAAGCGCGGGTCCGCTTGACTAGCGGGCATTCCATGAGCGCGTATAAAGAAGGTGATCCCACCACTCTTAGCAGGTTGTATGGTCGAAGCGTTGGCAAGCCCTTGCGGGCGCGCCAGCAATCTCTCGTGGATGAATTGCTTCCCAAGATTGCCGTCCCGGATGATGGCCCTGTTACCGCAGAGGCGTTGTTTGGTGAGGATTGCCCTCTGCATTTTGAGATTGGATTTGGCGGCGGCGAACACCTTGCCTATCGCGCCGATCTTTTGCCCAATCATGGCCTTATCGGCGCGGAACCCTTTCTAAACGGGGTGGCACAGGCGCTTGCCCATGTTGAGGAACAACGTTTGGCCAATGTCCGATTGCATCATGGCGATGCGATCGAAGTGTTGCAGCGCATCCCTGATGAGGCGTTGACGATGGCTTATCTCCTTCATCCCGACCCTTGGCCTAAAGCGCGCCATGCAAAACGCCGGATGATGAACGACGGGCCCGTTCAATTGATCGCCGACAAGCTAAAGCCGGGAGGGGAATTCCGATTTGGCACTGACCACGCGGTTTATGTGCGGCACGCCTTGATGGTGATGCAGCGGTTCTCGGACCAGTTTGAGTGGGTCGCCAATGGCCCCAGCGACTGGCAGAACCGACCGTCGGGATGGTGCGAAACCCGGTACGAACACAAGGCGCGCAACACTTTCAAACACGAAGTCTGGTATTTCCGCTTCCGAAAGAAGTGATCGTTGCCCCGCCAAGACTAAGCGATCCGACCAATGCGAACGACAAAAAGGCGGCGCCGGAATTCTTTCGAACCGGCGCCGCCAAATTTCACAGCCAGACCTTGCGGTCTATAGGGTTGTTACCCGACAATTCCGGCGCTGGTTAGAACCGCCAACGTCAACACATCTGGTGCGGCCGCCGTCATCGGGACGATCTGAACCGGTTTTTCCATACCGATCAACATCGGTCCAACGGTGGTGTTCGCACCCAATTCTCGGAGCAATTTTGCCGAAAGGTTGGCCGATTGTAGGCCCGGCATGATCAACACATTGGCCGGCGCGGACAGGCGGCTGAATGGATAGAGTTCCATCACCTTAGGGTTAAGCGCCGCGTCCGGTGCCATTTCACCTTCATATTCGAAATCGCATCCATCCCGATCCAGGATCGACACCGCGTCGCGAATATTGCTGAGCCATTGGCCCGATGGATTGCCAAAGGTTGAATAGGACAGGAACGCAACGCGCGGCTCATGCCCCATCCGACGCGCAACTGCGGCGGTTTCTTTGGCGATATAGGCCAATTCTTCGGAATCGGGCCGTTCATTGATGGTGGTGTCCGCAAGGAACGTCGTGTGGTTCTTGCCAATCATCATATGGATGCCGAATGGCAATGCATCAGGCTTCTTATCGAGCACCAAGTTCACTTCACGAACCGTCTGCGCATATGTCCGGGTGAGGCCCGAAATCATCGCATCACCATGCCCCAGAGCTACCAACAGCGCAGCGAATACGTTGCGCTCCTGATTGACCATCCGACGCACGTCACGTTCGGTGTAACCGCGCCGCTGCAATCGCTCATACAAATACTTCACCATAGCGGGCACGTGCTCGCTATCGGCGGAGTTTTGGATGTTGAAACTGCCCGGGTCAGAAACAGACAGCTGATGCAGCTTGTCCATAACCGCTTTCGTTCGACCGACCAAAATTGGCTCACCGTAGCCGAAATCACGGAATTGGATCGCCGCGCGCAGCACAACTTCCTCTTCCGCCTCAGCAAAGACCATCCGTTTGGGGTTGTTCTTGGCTTCGTTGTAGACACCCGTCAGAACCGACGTGGTCGGGTTTAGGCGTGCGCGCAATCCAACCCGATAAGCTTCAAAGTCGTCGATGTTGGATTTAGCCACACCAGAATCCATGGCTGCCTTTGCGACTGCAGAAGACACGACTTCGATCAAGCGTGGATCAAAGGGCGCAGGGATAATGTAATCCGTGCCAAATTTCTGATTCTTGCCATAGGCTGCTGCGACCTCTTCGGGAACGCGTTCGCGGGCCAGTTCGGCAATCGCAGTCGCTGCGGCCACTTTCATCTCTTCATTGATCGAAGTCGCCTGAACATCCAATGCGCCGCGGAAAATGAATGGGAAGCCGAGAACATTGTTCACCTGGTTGGGGAAATCGCTGCGACCGGTCGCAATGATCGCATCAGGTCGCACAGCTTTGGCTTCGTTGGGCATGATCTCTGGCGTTGGATTGGCCATCGCAAAGATGATCGGCTTGTCCGCCATGTCGGCGACCCATTCCGGTTTCAAAGCGCCAGCCGCCGAAAGACCAAGGAAAATATCAGCGCCTTTCAACGCTTCTTCCAATGTGGTCGCGTCGGTCGCAACAGCGTGTGCGCTCTTCCATTGATCCACGTTTTCGCGGCCCGGTGTGATCGGCCCACGGCGGTCGCACATGATCACATTCTCATGCTGCACACCCATCGCCTTGATCAAAGAAGTACAAGCGATCGCAGCGGCACCTGCACCGTTCACGACCACTTTAACATCCGCGATATTGCGGTTGGTCAAATGGCAGGCGTTGAGCAAGCCCGCGGCCGTGATGATCGCGGTGCCATGTTGGTCATCGTGCATGATCGGAATGTTCATGCGTTCGCGCAGAGCGGCTTCGATAATGAAGCATTCTGGCGCCTTAATGTCCTCGAGATTGATCCCGCCAAAGCTTGGCTCCATCAAAGCTACGGCTTCGATGAATGCTTCAGGGTCCTCTGTCGCAAGCTCAATGTC comes from the Erythrobacter sp. Alg231-14 genome and includes:
- the ctrA gene encoding response regulator transcription factor CtrA encodes the protein MRVLLIEDEPTTAKAIELMLTTEGFNVYGTDLGEEGLDLGKLYDYDIILLDLNLPDMHGYDVLKKLRVAKVQTPVLILSGIAEMDSKIRSFGFGADDYVTKPFHREELVARIHAVVRRSKGHSQSIIRTGKLAVNLDAKTVEVDSARVHLTGKEYAMLELLSLRKGTTLTKEMFLNHLYGGMDEPELKIIDVFICKLRKKLSHACGGENYIETVWGRGYVLRDPQEEVEAA
- a CDS encoding mechanosensitive ion channel family protein, giving the protein MPASQADPRLSSQTVNLRQKPTLIRAQGLRVWANSIYRRVMINDLSVFFASQPDWAQTLLGILGLLAVALLVNYVLKYIILRAAAPYLDAKSQTINKSAAWLATVLPLLIVSNGISAVPHLSCDAVAAEAHWRCDLLTVISNVTQALIVLSIGMAIVRALTYANEVYERMPTSRNRPIKGYLQVLKIVVLCGAAIILISVLIDESPLLLLSGLGAVTAVLLLVFKDTILSLVASVQLTTNDMLRVGDWIEMPSMSADGDVIDISLHTVKVQNFDKTITTIPTHRLVSDAFRNWRGMSESGGRRIKRSIILDQNTVRFLNDDEVVELKKFKMLKGYLAAKREEIADWNARELSGEDAPVNARRLTNVGTLRAYMIAYLQWHPRIGDGFTLLVRQLPSGPQGLPIEIYCFTDTTDWNAYEGIQADIFDHFLAIVSEFDLRLFQEPAGLDLMSGLKRER
- a CDS encoding tRNA (guanine(46)-N(7))-methyltransferase TrmB, translated to MSAYKEGDPTTLSRLYGRSVGKPLRARQQSLVDELLPKIAVPDDGPVTAEALFGEDCPLHFEIGFGGGEHLAYRADLLPNHGLIGAEPFLNGVAQALAHVEEQRLANVRLHHGDAIEVLQRIPDEALTMAYLLHPDPWPKARHAKRRMMNDGPVQLIADKLKPGGEFRFGTDHAVYVRHALMVMQRFSDQFEWVANGPSDWQNRPSGWCETRYEHKARNTFKHEVWYFRFRKK
- a CDS encoding phosphate acyltransferase; protein product: MSDENKGGFTSREALFYHESGRPGKIEIVATKAMTSQRDLSLAYSPGVAVPVEAIANDPALAARYTAKGNLVAVISNGTAILGLGNLGALASKPVMEGKAVLFKRFADVDSIDIELATEDPEAFIEAVALMEPSFGGINLEDIKAPECFIIEAALRERMNIPIMHDDQHGTAIITAAGLLNACHLTNRNIADVKVVVNGAGAAAIACTSLIKAMGVQHENVIMCDRRGPITPGRENVDQWKSAHAVATDATTLEEALKGADIFLGLSAAGALKPEWVADMADKPIIFAMANPTPEIMPNEAKAVRPDAIIATGRSDFPNQVNNVLGFPFIFRGALDVQATSINEEMKVAAATAIAELARERVPEEVAAAYGKNQKFGTDYIIPAPFDPRLIEVVSSAVAKAAMDSGVAKSNIDDFEAYRVGLRARLNPTTSVLTGVYNEAKNNPKRMVFAEAEEEVVLRAAIQFRDFGYGEPILVGRTKAVMDKLHQLSVSDPGSFNIQNSADSEHVPAMVKYLYERLQRRGYTERDVRRMVNQERNVFAALLVALGHGDAMISGLTRTYAQTVREVNLVLDKKPDALPFGIHMMIGKNHTTFLADTTINERPDSEELAYIAKETAAVARRMGHEPRVAFLSYSTFGNPSGQWLSNIRDAVSILDRDGCDFEYEGEMAPDAALNPKVMELYPFSRLSAPANVLIMPGLQSANLSAKLLRELGANTTVGPMLIGMEKPVQIVPMTAAAPDVLTLAVLTSAGIVG